The Paraburkholderia largidicola DNA segment CGGGGTCGAGCAGATGGCGGTCTTCGATGAACAGCAGCGCCGACACCACTAGCGGCGGCACTGACTCGAAATCGTCATATACGCGCGCGGGATACTGCGAGCCGAACAGGCGCGTGCCCGTCGAGTCATACAGCATCAGTCCCGCCTGGTCCTTTTCTTCGTAGGGAATGAACAGGCCGTCGTCGGAAAGCGACGCCATGCGTTCCGAATCGCGCGCCTGCGACGCGACCGAGAAACCGCGCTCTTTCAAACGGCGTTCGAATGCGGGGAGCAGCGCGTAGCCGAGGCGGATGTCGTACGGGCCGTCGGTTGGAAAGCGGATGCTGTCGCTCGGGCCTTCGGATACGGTAAACCCGACGTCACGCGTGAGTTCGGACAGGTAGCGCGCCTGGAACCGCGACGTGTCCATTTCGATCTGGACAAAGCGCACGCCGAGCGCGACGGCTACGAGAAACGAGGCGAAAAGGAGCCACTTGAACCACTTCCAGGCGGATGTGGTGCCGATTGCGCGTAGCGGAAACCGTAGTGGCCGATTCATGGCGGCGTCTCCTTGCAGATGCCTGACCACATTAACCTCGACTGATGTCAGTCTAACGCGTAACCGCCCGTTGTGAGGGCCAGGTGACGCAACGACTTGATCGGGTGAGTACGGCACGCAACACAACCGTCAGGCGCGCACGGCAAGACGGCATCTTTTGCCGCATGGCGCAGCGTTTTCCGGCCAGATGAAATGAACGACAGCCGCTTTTTCGATGCCGATGCAACCTACGCGCGGCGCTTGCGCGAGCGCGGCCTCCCTGGAATACCGAATACGACGACCGGGCGAAGTTGAGTAACATAGCCGCGCACTTTTCGAGCATTCCGCGCCCGCTGGATTCCGGGCGACGACCCAGCCTCCTGAACCTATGCAAAGCTACTACGAAGCGACTGTCGAACGGCCCGTGCGCCCCGCACCGGCTGGCAACCTGAGCGCGAACGTCTGCATCGTCGGCGGCGGGCTGGCGGGCCTGTCGACGGCGCTCGGACTGGCCGAGCGCGGGGTGCGCGACGTCGTCGTGGTCGAAGCGAACCAGGTCGGCTATGGCGCGTCGGGTCGCAACGGCGGATTCGTGTTCGGCGGCTACAGTCTCGACTGCGCGGACCTGCTGAAGATTCTCGGCCCGGCGCGGGCGCGCGAACTGTACGCGCTGACGATCGACGCCGTCGACCTGATGCGCGCGCGCATCCAGCGCTACGCGATCGCCTGCGACGCGACGGACGCGGGCGCGATCCTCGCAAACTGGTTCGACGACCCATCACGCCTCGACGGCCAGCGCCGTCTGATGAAGGACACGTTCGGCGTCGAATGGGAGCCGCTCGACGCCGCCGAACTCGGTGCGCGGCTGAAGACCACGCGTTATCACGGCGGCCTGTTCGAGCGCAATGCGTTTCACTTTCATCCGCTGAAGTACGTGCTCGGAGTCGCGCGCGCGGCGGAGGCGGCCGGCGTGCGGATCGTCGAGCAGTCGCCTGTCGCGTCGCTGCGCAGGCAAGGCGCCGGGTATGTGGTCGGGACGGCTCAAGGATCGATCGACGCCCGGCATGTCGTGATGGCGGGCGGCGGCTATGCGCGCAACGTGTACCGGCGCGTCGAGCGCGCCGTCCTGCCGATCGCGACCTACGTCATGGCGACCGAGCCGCTCGGCGCGCGGCTCGCCGACGCGATCGACTGCCGTTGCGCCGTCTACGACACGCGCTTCGCGTTCGACTACTACCGGCCGTTGCCCGACTCGCGCATTTTATGGGGCGGACGCATCTCGATCCTGGAGCGGGAGCCCGAGGCGATTGCGCGGTTGCTGCGCCGCGATCTGCTGAAGGTGTATCCGCAGTTGCGCGACGTGCGCATCGATCATGCGTGGGGCGGCCTGATGAGCTACGCGCGGCACAAGATGCCGCAGATCGGCCAGAGCCCGGACGGCGTCTGGTACGCGGTAGGTTTCGGCGGACATGGGATGGCGCCGACGACGGTATCGGGCGAATTGCTTGCGGCGGCGATCGCGGGCGAGCGACCCGTGCCCGAAGCGTTCGCGGCCTTCGGTCTCACGCACACCTTCGGCGCGCTGGGCCTCGCTGCGGCGCAACTGACCTACACGGCGATGCAGACGCGCGATGCGCTCGCGGACCGTCCGCGGCGCGCAGGCTGAGTGCTTCCGGCAGCGCGTGCGCAAGGGGCGCGCAGGGATGCTGGACATGCCGCCAGGCCACGCCGGCTGGTGATTTCGGCATGCTAGAATGAAACGTCATCGCCGCCGGAATACACAATGAAAAAGGGAAGCCGAGCTATCGCGCCCGAGCATAACGAGACCCCGAAAGAATCCTCCGAACCACGGCGCAAATACGATCCCGAAGAGACGAAGCGCAACATCCTCGAGGTGGCCACGCAGGAGTTTTCGTCGATGGGACTCACGGGTGCGCGGGTCGACGCGATTGCGGAGCGCACCAACACCACGAAGCGCATGCTGTACTACTACTTCGGCAGCAAGGAAGGGTTGTACGAGGCCGTGCTCGAGAAAGTGTATGGCGATATTCGCGCGCTCGAGCAGGATCTGAAGGTCAGCGATATGAGCCCTGTTGACGGGCTGCGTAGTCTCGTTGAGTTTACGTTTGACTATCATGATAAACATCGCGATTTCGTGCGACTCGTGACGATCGAGAATATTCACGGCGCTAAATATATCGAGCAGGTCAAGACCTTTAAGAATCGTAATGCGACTGTCATTCACACGATTGAAGATCTGCTTGCGAGAGGCGTTGCTTCAGGGGATTTTCGTGACGATATCGATCCGATTGATCTGCATCTGTTGATCAGTTCGTTGTGCTTTCATCGGATTGCCAATCGGCATACGTTTGGGAATGCGTTTGGGCGGGACCCTTCTCATTCAAGGCTCAGGGCGCGGCATCGCGCGATGATTGTTGATGCTACGTTGAGGTTTGTTAAGCGGTAGCGTTCTTGCCTGCGGCCCGGTTTGGGTTTGCTTGTGCTTTGCGGTGGCATCCGCGTGATGTTATTGGTTCGCAAGCGTTGCCCCTGTGCGGGGCAGCACCTACTTTTCTTTGCCGCCGCAAAGAAAAGTAGGCAAAAGAAAGCGGCTCACACCGCCAATCCTTGTTCCTGCCTGAGGGCCCCCAAAGGTTCTTACGCTTCACACGGCAACGCGCCAGTTCGCGTCCGTTGCCAACGTTCTCTCTGTACGCCTCACCCGCTTCCTGTTCCCGCGTTACAGCACGCCGTGCCAGATAGTCCTCCGCCGCCCAGTGGCAAACTGTGTGTAGGCTTTCGCGCCATACGCGCATCACTCCGGACTGGGTAGCAAGATTGGTGTTTCTGGTAAGAGCACTAACCTATGCGGTGCGACAACCTGCACACAGTTTGCCACCTGGGCGGCATATACCATTCGCTGACGCTGGCCTGAGCACGGGTATTCGAAGTGGGTGAAGCGTTTATTCGAAGCGTTGGCAACGAGCACCAACCAGGGCACTGCCGAGTGAAGCGTGGGGACGTTGGGGGCCCGTGGATAGAAACAAGTGCTGGCGGTGTTAGCCGCTTTCTTTTGCCTACTTTTCTTTGCGGCGGCAAAGAAAAGTAGGTGCCGCCCCGCACAGGGGCAACGCTCGAAGCAAGCTAACAAATCGCGGATGCCACCGCAAACCAAAGCAAACCCACCAGCGTCGCAGACAACCCACAAGTAGGTGCCGCCCCGCACAGGGGCAACACTTGCGAACCAGAAGCAAACCGCGGATGCAGCGCAAAAGCCAAAAAACCAAACCGCTTGCCCAACACCCACCTCACCACAATCCTGGTCTTTGGCGTTTAACTACATTCATACCATCCAGTTAGTACTATTCGGATATTAAAAAAATACCCACCCAAACCGCCGGCGGCAAAAGAACCCCCATCGACTGCCTGCAAAAAATCAGGCACACCGCTTGCACCGATATAATTTCCCGAACGTTTTGCGGTTCCGCATCGACGAGCACGTCCATCATCCGACGCCTCGCGCGGCGCCCACCGCCAACCAGAAGGAGACTCATGAAGAAGCTAGCCGTCACCCTGTCCATCCCGTTCCTGCTTGCCGCCTGCGCGCAATATCAGGCCTCTCACAACCCGGATGCCGGCGATCCGATGAAAGACAACATGACGAATCGCCCCGTCAACGACGTCATCCAGTGCATGACCCAGGCCGCGGCAAAGCACGACACGCCCGTCAAGACCACCCCCATCCCGCAAGGCCAGATGCTCGATTTCGGCGAGTCCAACATCGTCAAGATCCGCGCCGACAACGGCGCCACGACGTTCCGCTACTACGCGGGAAAGCGCAATACGTCGAACCTGTGGATCGAAAGCGCGAGCAAAGAATGCGCGCCTTGAGGCCGCTCGCGAGCGCGGCGGCGTAACTGGATGTAACAACTTATCCGCCCCTCGAAGGCGGATGGTTTAAGAATCGTTTAAGTCTGCGCTGCCAGTATTCGTCCTTCACACTGACCCGCGTTCCACCCAGGTGCCAGGATGGATTACTACAAAGACCGCAACGACCCGACGAAGCGCATCGCGACCGATACTCCGGCCGCACCCGCGCAAGCCGCCGCCGCGAAAGCAGCGCCGCCTAAAAAGACGACCATTCTCCGCCGGCTCCTGAGCCCGCATGAACTCGCGACGCTGCTGCTGTTGCTGCACGCGCCCATGGCTGCGTTCGCCAAGCCGGAGATTCCGACACTGCAGGAAGCCGGGCTCGTCGAAACCATCGGCTCGGATGCAGGCGAATCCCACATTCGCCTGACGCCCGAAGGCAACGCGATTCTGCGCGGACTCGGCGTCAGCAAATAAGCCGAACACTTCGCGCGCTTTGTCGCACCTCGCGCTCGACATTACGCCTGCCACACGCCATACCCCGCTTCCCGCAAGCCGATCGCCAGTTCGACTTCCATGTCGCGTGCGCCGTCATACGGCAGCGGATTGAAGACTTCGTATAGTTCCGGCATCAGCCGCAAACCATAGTCGCGCACATAGCGATTCGACTGTATGCCCGCTTTGTGCCGGTCGAAACGCAAGTCCGGATCCAGCCCGGTCATACCCACATACACGCACGGCCGTTCGAACCGGTAGTCGGGATTCGCGCGTCGAAAGCGTGCCTCGTTCCAGACCGTATCGTCGAGCGCGACCACGTACACGTAATAGCGAAGCTTTGCGCGGCGGGCGGGCATCGTTCTCTGGCTGCTGATGTTTGATTGTTTTCGACTAGCTTCTGACCGCAGGCGCGGCTAATCGCAGGTTTTGCTTTTACTCAATGTCGCGGGGCGGGATTGACAGTTAGTTGCGCGAGGTACCGTGCAACAGCATCCGGTATTCGGTCGGCGTCACGCCAACGGTGGCCTTGAACTGCCGCGTGAACGCGCTGTGATCCGTATAGCCGCACAGCGCGGCGACATCGGTGACCTTGTCGTGCGATACGAGTAGTGCCGTGGCCGCATCGAGCCGGGTCTTCAGCAACACCTGGCGCGGCGTCAGATGAAACACCTTGTGAAAATACCGTTCGAGCTGCGCAACCGACATGTCGGCCATCGCGGCAAGCTGCTTGAGGTTGAGCGGCTGCACATAGTTCTCTTGCAGATACTGCACGACCGTCGCGAGCCGACTATAAGCCGGGTGGCTGCTTTCATCGGCGCGCAGATCGCGAGAAATGCCCGCCAGCCCGACCACGCGCCCCGCTGCGTCGCGCAACGGCTGCTTGCAGGTCAGGCACCAGCCGGGCTGCCGGCCCGGATACAGATGCAGTTCGAGCTGATCGACCATCTGATTGCCGACGTGAATCACCGCCTTGTCCTGCGCGGTGTAGATGCGGCCGAAGCGGCTCGGAAACACGTCTTCCGCCGTCTTGCCAAGCAGCTTTTCCTTCTCCTTGAATCCGCAGCGCGACACCAGCGTCCGATTGACGAGCGCGTAGCGCGCCTGCGCGTCCTTCACGAAGAACACGATATCGGGCATCGCATCGAAGACGGGCTCGAGCAGCGCGAAATGCGAAAGCATCCCGGCCAGCGACGCCTCACCCGAATCGAGCGCGTCGAGGGCATCGAGCGTAGAAGCGAACGTATTCATCGTGAGGATTCCGTGCATGGGCTGCGAGGACGTGAAGATTGCCGCGGCGCGCGTTTCGCGGGGCTGATCGATTATAGGGCGGCGCGTGGCGGGTGAAATAAAACTGCGTGAGTGCGTCAGATGCGCGGGTCCTGTTATCTTTCTCGCGGACCGGCGGGTCAACGCGCGGCCGTATCCTCATCGGCTGCAAGCATCAGCGTGGCGATTTGAGCCGGGTGGACAGGCGGCCGCATCTGCGTCACATCCCAGCCAAACAACGCCTCCACCGCACCGCCGCAGATGCGCCCCTGGCACGCGCCCATTCCACAACGCGTATGCAGCTTCGCGTCGCGCCAGCTTGCATGCGCGCGGACCTCGCCGACCGATACGTCTTCGCAACGGCAGAGCAAGGTATCGTCGGCGGGCAGTTGGCGCGCGTGGTCGCGCAACGCGAATGCCGACTCGACGCGCGCCGCGAAACGCTGCCAGCGCGCGCGTTCCCGTTGCAGTTGCACGACGCAGTCGCCCTGCTCGACGCCCACGGCGGCAAGGCCCGCAATCCGCCCCTCTACCCGCGCAAGCTCCATCCCGCCGACGCCCACACACTCGCCCGCTGCGAAGACGTTAGCGACGGACGTGCGCTGCGCTTCGTCGATAGCGATTGCACCGTCGGCGCGCGTTGCGCAGCCCAACGCGCGCGCGAGTGTCGTATTCGGTACGAGGCCGTAGCCACAAGCGATGCGGTCGCAATCGATCGTCTCCCTGCGTCCACCCGCGCGTTCGACGATCGCGCGCTCGACGCGTCCACTACCCTGTGCCGCGCGCACTACGCTCGATGTCAGATAACGGAGTCCTGCAAAGCCGTGCGTCAATTGAAACGCCTGCGCGAGCTTCGCGGGCGTTGCCGCAAGCGACACGCCGAAGCGCGCCACCGACGCCAACGACGCCTGCTCGACCACGGCCACGACCCGCGCGCCCGCGGCGCGCGCGGTCGCGAGCGACGCGAGCAGCAACGGACCGCTGCCCGCGATCACGATGCGCTCGCCGCGCACAGGCACGCCGCCCTTGATCAACGCCTGCAAGCCGCCCGCGCCCGTTACACCGGGCAACGTCCAGCCGTCGAACGGCAACAGCAGCTCACGCGCGCCCGTGGCGAGAATCAGGCGGTCGTAGCCAATGCACGCGCCGCCCGGTTCCGCTGACTCGACCAGCAGACGCCCTTTGTCGAGCGGCGCAATAACGCGTGTCGCAGACGTGAGCGTCACGTTGCCCTTCGTCTGGATCTCATGCAGAAGCGCAGCCAAGTCATCCGATGGCGGATGCGCGGGGCCATTGCGCCATACCTGACCGCCCGCACGAGGATTGTCGTCGAGCATGGCGACGCGAGCGTCCCCTTTCGCCGCCTCGCAAGCGGCCGCGAGGCCCGCCGGTCCCGCCCCGACGACGACGACATCGAAGTGTTGGCCGTTCATCGCGGCCTCGTTGTTTGCACGATCTGGCCGTCGCGGCACACGGTCTGACAGGCGAGCACATGCATGCGTCCATCGACCGTGACGCGGCATTCCTGGCACACGCCCATGCCGCACATCGGCGCACGCGGCTCGCCAGTGACGGACGCACGCGTGCCGTATGCGCTCCCACCGCACACTGCCAGCGCAGCGGCGATGGTGACGCCCTGCTCGATCTCGACAGGCTGGCCGTCGATCGTCAGGCGAACGCGTGGAAGAACCGCTTCAGACATGACATGCCCCCAACTCGAAACGCGCTGGCAGAAACGGATCGACGGCAATGACAGACGCTGTCCGGGTGATCTGCGCGGCGAGCAACTGCGCGGTCCCCAGCGACGTCGTCACGCCCAGTCCTTCATGGCCGACAGCGAGCCACACGCCAGGCGCCGCGCTGCCTGCTGGGCCAATCAACGGCATGCCATCCGGCGATGCCGCGCGAAAACCCGTCCATGCGCGAATGCCGTTGAGCGTCGGCAACTCGGGCAGATAACGCGCCGCGCGTTGCAGCATCTGCGCGAGCACGGGCATTTCGACGGCTGCATCGGTGGTGTCGAACTGGCGCGAGGAGCCGATCAGCAGTTGTCCTGTCGGGCGCGGTTGCGCGTTGAACGCGACGGATGTTCCTGTCGCGTGATGAGCGCTCTTGATATAGCCGAGTTCGAGCAGTTGATGGCGGATGAAACCAGGGTAGCGGTCGGTGATCAGCAAGTGGCCTTTTTTAGGCTGCAACGGCAAGCCGCGCACGAGTTCGCGCGCCTGCAGTCCATTCGCGACGACGATGTGCGCGCCGCCGACACGCTCGCCATTCGACAGTGTGACGTGCTGCGCATCGACGGCCACGGCTTGCGCATGCAGCCTCAAGTCGATGCGCGCAGCGCCCGGCGATTGCGTGAGCAGCCATTGCGCAGCGGATGGCGCATAGACGATGCTGTCATGCCCGATCAGCAAGCCGCCCGCCATGCCCGGCGCGAGCGACGGCTCGCAATCGTACAAGGCGCGTTCGTCTAAAAGTTGCGCCGCGACGTCCTGCGCGGTGAAGGCAGCGTGCATCTCGCGCGCGGCGTCGAGTTCTTCGGCGTCGGCTGCGACCCACAGGGTGCAGCAGCGCGCGAACGCATCGCGGGTTCGCAACTGCGGGGCAAGCGCCAGCCACAAGTCGCGCGAATAACGGCTCAACGCGAACTCCGCCGGCGAGTCGTTCATCACGACGATATGCCCCATGCCCGCCGCCGTCGCGCCGCCGCCAATACCCTGCGCGTCGAGCACCGTCACGCGCAACCCACGCGCGGAGAGTTCCGCCGCGCACGCCGCGCCGACGATACCCGCGCCGACGATCACGACATCCGCCGTCATACCGTGCGGATGCCCCACGCGAACGGATCGCGTTCGTCGAAGCAAAGGCGGCTCTCGGCCATGATGTGCGCGTGCCCGGTGATGGTCGGAATGACGGTCGCCACGCCGTCCTGCGTGCCGCCTTCCGCATAGCTCGCGTCGAACACGCTGCCGATGATGCTCTCCTGCCGCCACACCGTTCCCGCCGCGAGCTTGCCGTCGTCAGCGAGACACGCGACCTTCGCGCTCGTGCCCGTGCCGCACGGCGAGCGGTCGTACGCGTTGCCGGGACACAGCACGAAGCTGCGGCTGTCGATGCCTTCTCGCGAGCCCGGTCCGAACAGTTCGATGTGGTCGATCAGCGCGCCGTTCGCGCCCGTGATGTCCGCTGCGATCAGCGCGTCGCGGATCGTCGAACTGAACTGCGTGAGTTCGGGAATGTTCGACGCGTCCAGCGTGCGGCCATGGTCCGCGACGAGAAAGAACCAGTTGCCGCCCCACGCGATATCGCCCGTCAGCTGACCGAAGCCGGGCACATCGACGCTCACGTCCTTGCGATACCGGTACGCGGGCACGTTGCGCACCGACACGCTGAGATCGGCGTTGAGCGTCGCCTCGACGATGCCAACGGGCGTGTCGATCAGATGCCGGCCCGGCCCGATGCGTCCCATATGCGCCAGCGACACCACGAGGCCGATCGTGCCGTGTCCGCACATGCCCAGGTAGCCGACGTTGTTGAAGAAGATCACGCCTGCCGCGCATTCCTTGCGATCCGGTTCGCACAACAGCGCGCCGACCACCACATCCGAGCCGCGCGGCTCGGTGACGATGCCCGCGCGCCAGTCGTCGAAGCGCGCACGAAACACGTCGAGCCGTTGCGCGAGCGTGCCGCCGCCGAGGTCGGGGCCGCCGGACACCACGAGGCGGGTCGGTTCACCGCCCGTGTGCGAATCGATGACGTTCAAGGTTTTCATGGCACTCATGGTAGAAACGCGGCGGCCCGCAGTCTTGAAGCGGCTGCGCGTGGATTGTGACGATTTCAGCATAGTCTGAAGAACGCGGATGCCGCCTGCATCCGGGTTGCGGCCGGTTGGGTCATCGAGCAGGCAGCGCGTGGCCGCGTCGAGCGCGGGTAGGCTAACGGTTCCGCCGCGTTCGGCGGTTGAATGAAGGGCAACGCGAGCACGAAACGCTGAAAGCATCGTAAATCAGGGATTCCCCTCGCACAGCCGCTATGCCGAAATCGTCACGCGGAACGCGCGATTCGCGCAAGACATCCGAATATTCCCTGCTTACACTGCACTCGACTCATCACTTTCAGGAGAGCAGTCGTGGCGCATATCTGGGAAGGCGTATTGCCCGCAGTCACCACCAAGTTCAACGCGGATTTCAGCATAGACCGCGCATGGACCGGCAAGAATATCGAGGCGCAGATCGACGCGGGTGTCGACGGGATCATCGTGTGCGGCTCGCTCGGCGAGGCGTCCACGCTTTCCCTCGATGAAAAGCTGCAGGTGCTCGACGTGGCCGTCGAAGCCTCGCGCGGCCGCGTGCCCGTGCTGCTGACGATCGCCGAAAACAGCACGCTCGACGGCTGCCGCCAGGCCGAAGCGGGCGCGAAGCGCGGCGCCGCGGGCTATATGGTGCTGCCAGGCCTGCGCTATCTGTCGGACCGCCGCGAGACGCTGAACCACTTCCGCATGGTCGCCGACGCCAGCCCGCTGCCGCTGATGATCTACAACAATCCGCTCGCGTACGGCGTCGACATGACGCCGGAGATGTTCGCCGAGATCGCCGACGAGAAGAAGATCGTCGCGATCAAGGAATCGTGCGGCGACGTGCGGCGCGTGACCGATCTCATCAACGAAGTCGGCGACCGCTATGCAATTCTGTGCGGCGTCGACAATCTGGCGATGGAAGCGATCCTGATGGGCGCGCATGGCTGGGTCGCGGGGCTGGTGTGCGCGTTCCCGCACGAGACGGTCGCGATCTACAAGTTGCTGAAGGCGGGACGGCTGGAAGAGGCGCGCGCGATCTATCGCTGGTTCGCGCCGTTGCTGGCGCTCGATGTATCGGCGAAGCTCGTGCAGAACATCAAGCTGGCGGAAGCGATTGTCGGCCTTGGCACGGAGCCCGTGCGTCCGCCGCGGCTGCCGCTCGCCGGCGACGAGCGCAAGGCCGTCGAAACGCTGATCCGCCGCGCGATCGAAGCGCGTCCGGCTCTGCCGAAGCTGTAAGCACGAACGCGGGAAACAAAAGAAAGCGGCGGCTTCCTTGCACAGGAAGCCGCCGCCAGAACCGCTCAACTCCGCTCTACTCCGCTCAGGCCGCCTCTGCATGCGGCACAGCGGCGGTGTCGTTCACGCGCAGATGCAGCAGCCGATAGCCGCTCTTGTACACGGGCTGCAGACGGAAATCGTTGTGCGGCTCGATCTCCAGCAGCATGCGCAGGCGCGACACGTGGCTGTCGATCGTGCGCGTCACCTCGCGGAACTCGCGGCCCCAGACCATCGCAAAGATGTGATCGCGCGACAGCACGCGGCCGATGTTCGAAAAGAACAGCGACGCCAGCCGGTACTGCGTGCCTGACAACTGCACCGGCGAGCCGCGCAGCGTGACCAGTTGGCGGCGGGTGTCGAAGTGATACGGGCCGACGTCGAAACTGTCCTTGCCGTAGCGTTCCGGATACGCGCGCCGCAGCAGTGCGGACAGCCTCTCGCGAAACTCGGCATGCCGCACGGGCAGCGTGGCGTAGTCGTCGGCGCCCAGCACGAACGCGCGCACGACGCTTTCTTCCGAGCCATCCACCGACGCGAACATCACGGGCATGCGCTCGCCGCCTACCGAGCGGACCGCCTTGAGCACATCCGTGCCCGACAGACGCAGCGCGTGCCAGTCGAGAATCAGCAGATCGACCGTCGAGCGGGCGAGCACCTTGGAGAGCGTCAGGCCGTCGTCGTACACGACGCAACTGTGGCCAGCCTGAACGATGATTTTTTCCAGCAACTTACCCTGCACGAGGTCACGCTGAAGAATGGCGATACGCATTGATGAGTCCCCGACAATTGGTCCAGGATCGCGATTCTGTTCACGCCTTCTCGTTAAGCCCATCAGACTTGTCTGAATTTGCAAAGGTTCTGCGACAAATTACATCCTGTAAAATCGCGGGCTGGCCAAAATCGTCATCGCGCCGCCCTATCCGGGCTGGCGCGCCGTGTCCCGTGCCCTACCCCGCACTGCCGCACTTCCCGCCTGACGACCGCCGTACTCCGCGCGCAACGCGCGGCTCTTCTATTCATACAACGACAGGCAATGCAAGCAACAGAACTGGGTAGACCACACGCCAGGGACAGCGCGCACGCGCGCCCCCTCACGGGCAACGACTACAAGACACTCAGCCTCGCCGCGCTCGGCGGCGCGCTCGAGTTCTACGACTTCATCATCTTCGTGTTCTTCGCCCCGGCGATCGGACAGCTGTTCTTCCCGCAGTCGATTCCCGACTGGCTGCGCCAGCTGCAGACCTTCGGCATCTTCGCCGCCGGTTATCTGGCGCGGCCGCTGGGCGGCATCATCATGGCGCACTTCGGCGATCTGCTCGGCCGCAAGCGCATGTTCACGCTGAGCGTGCTGCTGATGTCGCTGCCGACACTGATGATGGGCATGCTGCCCACCTACGCGAGCATCGGCATCATGGCGCCCGTGCTGCTGCTCCTGTTCCGCGTGATGCAGGGCGCGGCTGTCGGCGGCGAAGTGCCGGGCGCGTGGGTATTCGTCTCCGAGCACGTGCCGCAGCGCCACGTCGGCTATGCGTGCGGCACGCTGACAGCGGGCCTGACGGCGGGCATCCTGCTCGGCTCGCTGGTCGCGTCGGCCGTGAACCGCCACTTCGCGCCCGCCGACATCACCGATTTCGCGTGGCGCATCCCGTTCCTGCTCGGCGGCGTGTTCGGCCTGGTCTCGGTCTATCTGCGGCGCTGGCTGCACGAGACGCCCGTGTTCGCCGAAATGAAGCAGCGCAAATCGCTGGCCGCGGAAATTCCGTTGAAGGCCGTGCTGCGCGATCATGGCCGCGCCGTGATCGTGTCGATGCTGCTCACGTGGATGCTGTCGGCCGCGATCGTCGTCGTGATCCTGATGACGCCGACGCTGCTGCAAAAGCAGTTTCACATCGCGCCGGCGACGGCACTGTTCGCCAACAGCATCGCGACGCTGTTCCTGACGATCGGCTGCGTGCTGGCGGGCTCGCTCGCGGGGCGCTTCGGCGCGGGCCGGACGATTTTCGTCGGCTGCGTCGGGCTCGGCATTGCGTATTACGTGCTGTTCCAGCAACTCGCCGTCGATAGCGCGATGCTCGTGCCGCTGTACGCGATCGCGGGCCTGTTCGTCG contains these protein-coding regions:
- a CDS encoding dihydrodipicolinate synthase family protein, which gives rise to MAHIWEGVLPAVTTKFNADFSIDRAWTGKNIEAQIDAGVDGIIVCGSLGEASTLSLDEKLQVLDVAVEASRGRVPVLLTIAENSTLDGCRQAEAGAKRGAAGYMVLPGLRYLSDRRETLNHFRMVADASPLPLMIYNNPLAYGVDMTPEMFAEIADEKKIVAIKESCGDVRRVTDLINEVGDRYAILCGVDNLAMEAILMGAHGWVAGLVCAFPHETVAIYKLLKAGRLEEARAIYRWFAPLLALDVSAKLVQNIKLAEAIVGLGTEPVRPPRLPLAGDERKAVETLIRRAIEARPALPKL
- a CDS encoding response regulator transcription factor, whose protein sequence is MRIAILQRDLVQGKLLEKIIVQAGHSCVVYDDGLTLSKVLARSTVDLLILDWHALRLSGTDVLKAVRSVGGERMPVMFASVDGSEESVVRAFVLGADDYATLPVRHAEFRERLSALLRRAYPERYGKDSFDVGPYHFDTRRQLVTLRGSPVQLSGTQYRLASLFFSNIGRVLSRDHIFAMVWGREFREVTRTIDSHVSRLRMLLEIEPHNDFRLQPVYKSGYRLLHLRVNDTAAVPHAEAA
- a CDS encoding MFS transporter, with the protein product MQATELGRPHARDSAHARPLTGNDYKTLSLAALGGALEFYDFIIFVFFAPAIGQLFFPQSIPDWLRQLQTFGIFAAGYLARPLGGIIMAHFGDLLGRKRMFTLSVLLMSLPTLMMGMLPTYASIGIMAPVLLLLFRVMQGAAVGGEVPGAWVFVSEHVPQRHVGYACGTLTAGLTAGILLGSLVASAVNRHFAPADITDFAWRIPFLLGGVFGLVSVYLRRWLHETPVFAEMKQRKSLAAEIPLKAVLRDHGRAVIVSMLLTWMLSAAIVVVILMTPTLLQKQFHIAPATALFANSIATLFLTIGCVLAGSLAGRFGAGRTIFVGCVGLGIAYYVLFQQLAVDSAMLVPLYAIAGLFVGVIGAVPFVMVNAFPPVVRFSGISFSYNVAYAVFGGLTPIVVSLMLKSNPMAPALYVGALCVIGALTACFVKKDAAQ